One Pseudomonadota bacterium DNA window includes the following coding sequences:
- a CDS encoding phage tail protein — protein MKKTTITILAVILLIFGIAGITTAAQIDVTVDGITVTGTEEIRNATTGNYLTVPPGVIVMWSGTTVPGGWALCDGSVHGSVTTPNLVDRFILGADGTTVAIGAGNATGSTDNTNLNETQIPSHTHTYKNLTTSVGSSAGFWVHEAQTGTLGGVQPTGADAGANHTTDGGSGGGQGHDHLITNNKIKHYALAYIMKL, from the coding sequence ATGAAAAAAACAACTATTACAATCCTTGCCGTAATCCTGCTGATATTCGGAATTGCTGGAATTACAACTGCCGCCCAAATTGATGTAACAGTTGACGGGATCACCGTCACCGGCACCGAAGAAATAAGAAATGCCACCACCGGCAATTATCTCACCGTCCCGCCAGGTGTAATTGTCATGTGGTCCGGCACAACAGTGCCCGGCGGCTGGGCTTTGTGTGATGGCAGCGTTCATGGCTCTGTTACAACACCGAATTTGGTTGACCGCTTCATCCTCGGGGCTGATGGAACCACTGTTGCAATTGGGGCTGGTAATGCTACAGGTTCAACAGATAATACCAACCTGAACGAGACTCAGATACCATCACATACACATACTTATAAAAATTTAACAACTAGCGTTGGGAGTAGTGCAGGCTTTTGGGTACATGAAGCTCAAACTGGTACTTTGGGGGGTGTCCAGCCTACCGGAGCAGATGCAGGTGCCAACCATACTACGGACGGTGGATCTGGTGGAGGTCAAGGACACGATCATTTGATCACAAACAACAAGATAAAACACTACGCACTTGCTTACATCATGAAACTGTAA
- a CDS encoding ribbon-helix-helix protein, CopG family, whose amino-acid sequence MSQTVSVRLEEKILRQLDMMAKISDRSRAWLMSKAVEQYVEHEAWQIEEIQHSLAKLENGTGKFASQENVKQWLASWGSEGELEPPQCK is encoded by the coding sequence ATGAGCCAAACCGTATCAGTACGACTTGAAGAGAAGATATTGCGACAACTTGACATGATGGCAAAAATCTCGGACCGTTCACGTGCCTGGCTCATGTCAAAAGCGGTAGAACAATATGTTGAGCATGAGGCGTGGCAAATTGAGGAGATCCAACATTCTCTTGCCAAGCTGGAAAACGGGACCGGGAAATTCGCTTCTCAGGAGAATGTTAAACAATGGCTTGCAAGCTGGGGCTCGGAAGGAGAATTGGAGCCGCCACAATGCAAATAA
- a CDS encoding type II toxin-antitoxin system RelE/ParE family toxin, whose protein sequence is MACKLGLGRRIGAATMQIRWEEEALSDLINIRVYIEEENPMAAGKLAGRIIDKVKLLADQPLLGSQGRLHNTRELVITSTPYTIIYHASADLITILRVFHQARKWPKTMP, encoded by the coding sequence ATGGCTTGCAAGCTGGGGCTCGGAAGGAGAATTGGAGCCGCCACAATGCAAATAAGATGGGAAGAAGAAGCCCTGTCAGACCTGATCAATATCAGAGTGTATATAGAAGAAGAAAACCCAATGGCTGCCGGTAAGCTGGCGGGAAGAATAATAGACAAAGTCAAACTCCTTGCAGATCAACCGCTTCTGGGTAGCCAGGGACGCTTGCACAACACACGAGAACTTGTGATCACAAGCACCCCCTACACGATCATTTATCACGCATCTGCAGATCTCATAACAATATTAAGAGTTTTCCACCAAGCCAGGAAGTGGCCGAAAACTATGCCATGA
- a CDS encoding type II toxin-antitoxin system Phd/YefM family antitoxin — MKAYTYSEARKRFSKVLDSAKKEEVLIKRRGGEVFPLVLKKSS, encoded by the coding sequence ATGAAAGCGTATACCTATTCAGAGGCTCGGAAGCGGTTTTCCAAGGTGCTGGATTCTGCCAAAAAGGAAGAGGTTCTTATCAAAAGAAGAGGCGGCGAGGTTTTTCCCCTTGTTTTGAAGAAGAGTTCATGA
- a CDS encoding prevent-host-death protein, translating into MSADEALRKRFSKVLDSAKKEEILIKRRSGEVFSLVLKKSSASPFDVSGIHCNAATEDILDAIRDSRSGRK; encoded by the coding sequence ATGTCTGCGGATGAGGCTTTACGGAAGCGGTTTTCCAAGGTGCTGGATTCTGCCAAAAAGGAAGAGATTCTGATCAAAAGAAGAAGCGGCGAGGTTTTTTCCCTTGTTCTGAAGAAAAGTTCGGCTTCACCATTTGATGTTTCCGGTATTCATTGTAATGCAGCCACGGAGGACATTCTGGACGCAATTAGAGATTCAAGATCAGGCCGGAAATAA
- a CDS encoding transposase, translating to MNRGRRSEEIFIDAADREAFIKVLQESSELWNFRVSAYCLMSNHYHLLIQTPEGNLSRGMRHINGVYTQRFNRRHKKEGQLFRGRYKAVLVEADSHILEVMRYIHRNPLRAGLVKSLKDYRWSSHDGFLSQAKKWSWLQKDDLLAMLETSQPKQRSVYIDFVSKGESEEIERFYSLKNLPSIFGDKSFKEFIGKKFSDLLNQPEVPESKELAPEIEKVISAVCNFYRVSRAELFKSRRVSGVRS from the coding sequence ATGAACCGAGGCAGGCGGAGCGAAGAGATTTTTATTGACGCTGCGGATCGTGAAGCATTTATCAAGGTTTTGCAGGAATCCTCAGAGCTATGGAATTTCAGAGTGTCGGCCTATTGTCTTATGTCGAATCACTACCATCTTTTAATCCAGACACCGGAGGGGAATCTCTCTCGTGGTATGCGGCACATAAACGGAGTTTATACTCAACGCTTCAACCGTCGCCACAAGAAAGAAGGGCAGTTGTTTCGCGGTCGCTATAAAGCAGTTCTTGTTGAGGCCGATAGCCATATTCTGGAGGTTATGCGATACATTCACAGAAATCCTCTCCGGGCAGGTTTGGTCAAGTCCCTCAAGGATTATCGTTGGAGTAGCCATGATGGTTTTCTGTCACAGGCAAAGAAATGGTCCTGGCTTCAAAAAGATGATCTGCTTGCAATGCTTGAAACTTCGCAGCCAAAACAAAGATCAGTATATATCGACTTTGTCTCGAAAGGCGAATCCGAAGAAATAGAGAGGTTCTATTCATTAAAAAATCTTCCATCGATATTTGGTGACAAATCGTTCAAAGAGTTTATTGGGAAGAAGTTTTCGGACTTGTTGAATCAGCCGGAGGTACCAGAATCGAAGGAGTTGGCTCCTGAAATTGAAAAAGTAATATCGGCAGTCTGTAATTTCTACCGTGTTTCACGGGCGGAATTGTTTAAATCGAGAAGAGTCTCTGGGGTCAGGTCTTGA
- a CDS encoding phage tail protein — MWSGTTVPGGWALCDGSVHGSVTTPNLVDRFILGAILSTVGDDPRNPQGSSTTVGHTLGLTEMPNHSHTSTYVGGGAPRMFDDGADGYADMSNIPNQTGYTGGNTNLETDPHSHMIDNYKPKYYALAYIKRGVKSSFDLW, encoded by the coding sequence ATGTGGTCCGGCACAACAGTTCCCGGCGGCTGGGCCCTCTGTGATGGCAGCGTCCACGGTTCGGTCACTACCCCAAACCTCGTCGACCGTTTTATCTTGGGTGCCATTCTTTCAACCGTCGGAGATGATCCAAGAAACCCCCAAGGATCTAGTACGACTGTGGGGCACACATTGGGTCTTACCGAGATGCCAAACCATAGTCATACAAGTACATATGTTGGAGGAGGAGCGCCGAGGATGTTTGATGATGGTGCAGACGGTTATGCAGATATGTCAAATATACCTAATCAAACAGGATATACAGGAGGTAATACTAATTTAGAAACGGATCCTCATAGTCATATGATTGATAACTATAAACCGAAGTATTACGCTCTTGCCTACATTAAAAGAGGGGTCAAATCTTCCTTTGACTTATGGTGA